One window of the Kallotenue papyrolyticum genome contains the following:
- a CDS encoding 3-oxoacyl-ACP synthase, with amino-acid sequence MHEPPIGIVAVGTYAPATTLSAAEIAARSGIPEEVIRTKFGLERKPVPGPEDHTNAMALWAAQDALAQADLDPREIDVILCTTEEWKEYPLWTAGIKLAYDLGATRAWAIDVQMRCSTTLAAFKLARALMLAEPEVRTVLIAGGYRNGDLVDYRNPRSRFLINLSAGGGAFVLRRGYPRNRLLGTAVMVDGSFSTDVIVPVGGTCAPLTPDNLAQFRLDVPDPEGMKQRLDARSMHNFLAVIDAALAQSGHVRADIDFLNILHMKRSAHDFVLRELGLREDQSYYLSEYGHIGQQDQAFSLKRGLETGRLRDGDLMVMVAAGIGYAWAATVVQWGAA; translated from the coding sequence ATGCACGAACCACCGATCGGCATCGTTGCCGTAGGGACCTACGCGCCGGCCACCACGCTGTCGGCTGCCGAGATCGCCGCACGGAGCGGCATTCCGGAGGAGGTGATCCGCACCAAGTTTGGCCTGGAGCGCAAGCCGGTGCCCGGCCCTGAGGATCACACTAACGCTATGGCGCTGTGGGCCGCTCAGGATGCGTTGGCGCAGGCCGACCTCGATCCACGCGAGATCGACGTAATCCTGTGCACCACCGAGGAGTGGAAGGAATACCCGCTCTGGACGGCGGGGATTAAACTAGCCTACGATCTGGGGGCGACGCGCGCTTGGGCGATCGATGTGCAGATGCGCTGCTCGACGACTCTGGCGGCCTTCAAGCTGGCGCGCGCGCTGATGCTGGCTGAGCCGGAGGTGCGTACGGTGTTGATCGCCGGCGGCTACCGCAATGGCGATCTGGTGGACTATCGCAACCCGCGCAGCCGCTTTCTGATCAATCTGAGCGCGGGGGGTGGCGCGTTTGTGTTGCGGCGCGGCTACCCGCGCAACCGCCTGCTGGGTACGGCGGTGATGGTGGACGGCTCGTTCTCCACCGACGTGATCGTCCCGGTCGGTGGCACCTGCGCGCCGCTCACGCCCGACAATCTGGCGCAGTTCCGCCTGGATGTTCCCGACCCGGAGGGTATGAAGCAGCGCCTTGATGCGCGCTCGATGCACAACTTCCTGGCAGTGATCGATGCAGCCTTGGCGCAGAGCGGCCATGTGCGCGCGGATATCGATTTTCTGAACATTCTGCATATGAAGCGCTCGGCACACGATTTTGTGCTGCGCGAGCTGGGCTTGCGCGAGGACCAGAGCTACTACCTCTCGGAGTATGGCCATATCGGCCAGCAGGATCAGGCCTTCAGTCTCAAGCGCGGCCTGGAGACGGGCCGACTGCGCGACGGTGATCTGATGGTGATGGTCGCCGCCGGCATCGGCTATGCCTGGGCCGCGACTGTGGTGCAGTGGGGAGCAGCATGA